A genomic segment from Daphnia carinata strain CSIRO-1 chromosome 1, CSIRO_AGI_Dcar_HiC_V3, whole genome shotgun sequence encodes:
- the LOC130691361 gene encoding nuclear cap-binding protein subunit 1-like isoform X1: protein MSRRKRDDGYEHGYRKRRRVVSEQAEIEDRLESLIIRVGDKTSSSLESNLEGLASVLEADMNTYKSKILRILSECPIQMPEKCTIYSTLVGLLNAKNYNFGGEFVEQIVRNLKEAIREGQWESARLIVRFISDMVNCHIVSASSLLQLYDSFIDAAMEQGVPQVRRDWYMYALLTALPWVGRELFEKKENDLERIMAAMEGYLRRRNTAHVAALRVWNCDTPHPQEEYLECLWAQVRKLRTDEWQERHIYRPYLAFDSILSEALQHNLPVILPPPHTASTQYPLPWVVFRMFDYTDCPEAGPLLPGTHSVERYLIEEHLHQIVTRHHNERKELATQLLAFPQRNKIPLEYMIVEVLFSELFHMPSPRYLEISYGCTLIELCKLQPSTMPQVLAQATELLYERIDTMNATCFDRFVSWFSYHLSNFQFRWSWDDWQNCLSLEKDHPKAKFVSEVFGKCLRLSYFKRVNEMVPECYSPLLPPKPEPYFKYQVEGGSGLPGATQVQALTELLRKKPTPEEVLELIQQLPNPLKDDDGDMEPSHNPLAIEVFVQTLLHLGSKSFTHTFAGLAKYHSVFKNICENEEAQICMLRQVYELWQHHPQFLGVVVDKMLKTQIVECCAVANWIFSRDMAPEFTRSYIWEILHLTIRKMNKHVVRLEKEVADARAKLRAAPSDSESSDDDPNREAGEKRRRTSSNKDTPKDGEEQPTEEMVERMEERLEAAQSDQKNLFLIVFQRFIMILSEHVVRCDTDGKDFNTFWYQWTVGRLQQVFMAHHEQVEKYSQTLETLLFTHDLDGNILDTFRQFQALRS from the exons ATGAGTCGTAGAAAGCGTGATGATGGATATG AGCATGGCTATCGTAAAAGACGTAGAGTTGTCTCGGAACAGGCTGAAATAGAAGATCGACTGGAGTCTCTCATAATACGAGTTGGAGACAAAACCTCGTCATCGTTGGAAAGCAATTTAGAAGGGCTTGCGTCTGTTTTGGAAGCTGATATGAACACCTACAAAAGCAAAATATTGCGTATTTTATCGGAATGCCCTATCCAGATGCCAGAAAAATGTACTATTTACAGTACATTAGTTGGTCTGCTAAATGCAAAAAACTATAATTTTGGAGGAGAG TTTGTGGAACAAATTGTGAGAAACCTGAAAGAAGCCATTCGTGAAGGGCAGTGGGAATCTGCACGGTTAATTGTGCGCTTTATATCTGACATGGTCAACTGTCACATTGTTTCTGCCTCTTCACTTTTACAACTGTATGACAGCTTCATTGATGCTGCAATGGAACAAGGAGTTCCGCAAGTGCGACGCGACTG GTACATGTATGCATTGTTAACTGCCCTTCCATGGGTAGGACGTGAActtttcgagaaaaaagaaaacgatctCGAACGCATCATGGCGGCCATGGAAGGTTATCTTCGTCGAAGAAATACTGCTCACGTTGCTGCTCTTCGCGTCTGGAATTGTGATACTCCGCACCCACAG GAAGAATACCTTGAATGCCTTTGGGCTCAAGTACGAAAACTGCGAACAGATGAATGGCAAGAAAGACACATCTATCGCCCATATCTAGCATTTGACTCTATCTTGTCAGAGGCCCTTCAACACAATCTTCCAGTTATTCTACCTCCGCCGCATACAGCTAGTACACAATATCCACTTCCGTGGGTTGTGTTCAGAATGTTTGATTACACCGACTGCCCTGAA gcCGGCCCTCTTCTACCTGGGACCCACTCGGTGGAGCGCTATTTGATTGAGGAGCATTTACACCAGATCGTCACTCGACATCATAATGAACGCAAGGAATT AGCTACCCAGTTGTTGGCATTTCCGCAGAGAAACAAAATCCCCCTAGAATACATGATCGTTGAAGTTCTTTTCTCAGAGCTGTTTCATATGCCATCGCCGCGTTATTTGGAAATTTCTTATGGCTGCACACTAATTGAACTGTGCAAGCTTCAGCCTAGTACTATGCCCCAA GTTTTGGCACAGGCCACAGAACTGCTTTATGAACGAATTGATACCATGAACGCCACCTGTTTTGATAGATTTGTCTCTTGGTTTTCATATCACTTGAGTAATTTCCAATTTCGTTGGAGCTGGGATGATTGGCAGAACTGCCTTTCACTTGAGAAAGATCACCCTAAg gcaAAGTTTGTATCAGAAGTCTTTGGAAAATGTTTGAGGCTCTCTTATTTTAAGCGCGTGAATGAAATGGTGCCAGAATGCTATTCCCCGCTATTGCCTCCTAAACCGGAACCTTACTTTAAATACCAAGTTGAAGGTGGAAGTGGTCTTCCGGGTGCAACTCAAGTGCAGGCTCTAACTGAGCTGTTGAGAAAGAAGCCAACGCCCGAAGAGGTTCTTGAGTTAATCCAGCAATTACCGAATCCCCTTAAAG ACGATGACGGGGATATGGAGCCCTCACACAATCCCCTAGCGATTGAAGTATTTGTTCAGACTTTACTACATTTAGGGTCAAAAAGTTTCACACATACATTTGCAGGACTTGCTAAATACCATTCAGTCTTCAAG AATATTTGCGAGAATGAGGAAGCACAAATATGTATGCTTCGTCAGGTTTATGAATTATGGCAACACCATCCACAATTTTTAGGCGTAGTGGTTGATAAGATGCTAAAGACACAAATAGTCGAATGTTGCGCTGTAGCAAACTGGATCTTTTCACGAGACATGGCACCCGAATTTACTCGCTCTTACATCTGGGAGATCTTGCATTTGACCATTCGCAAAATGAACAAGCATGTTGTCCGCTTAGAGAAAGAGGTGGCTGATGCACGCGCCAAACTTAGAGCTGCTCCTTCTGATTCCGAATCGTCTGATGATGATCCAAATAGAG AAGCGGGGGAGAAACGTCGCCGAACCTCCAGTAATAAAGACACGCCAAAGGATGGTGAGGAACAGCCTACAGAAGAGATGGTTGAACGCATGGAGGAACGTTTGGAAGCCGCCCAATCCGATCAAAAGAACTTGTTCCTGATAGTCTTTCAA CGTTTCATTATGATTTTGTCGGAACACGTCGTTCGTTGCGACACGGACGGCAAGGATTTCAATACGTTTTGGTATCAGTGGACTGTTGGTCGGCTTCAGCAAGTTTTCATGGCG CATCACGAGCAGGTGGAAAAATACAGTCAGACATTGGAAACCCTGCTGTTTACTCATGATTTGGATGGCAATATTCTCGATACTTTCCGACAATTTCAAGCCCTTCGCAGTTAA
- the LOC130691361 gene encoding nuclear cap-binding protein subunit 1-like isoform X2 — translation MSRRKRDDGYEHGYRKRRRVVSEQAEIEDRLESLIIRVGDKTSSSLESNLEGLASVLEADMNTYKSKILRILSECPIQMPEKCTIYSTLVGLLNAKNYNFGGEFVEQIVRNLKEAIREGQWESARLIVRFISDMVNCHIVSASSLLQLYDSFIDAAMEQGVPQVRRDWYMYALLTALPWVGRELFEKKENDLERIMAAMEGYLRRRNTAHVAALRVWNCDTPHPQEEYLECLWAQVRKLRTDEWQERHIYRPYLAFDSILSEALQHNLPVILPPPHTASTQYPLPWVVFRMFDYTDCPEAGPLLPGTHSVERYLIEEHLHQIVTRHHNERKELATQLLAFPQRNKIPLEYMIVEVLFSELFHMPSPRYLEISYGCTLIELCKLQPSTMPQVLAQATELLYERIDTMNATCFDRFVSWFSYHLSNFQFRWSWDDWQNCLSLEKDHPKAKFVSEVFGKCLRLSYFKRVNEMVPECYSPLLPPKPEPYFKYQVEGGSGLPGATQVQALTELLRKKPTPEEVLELIQQLPNPLKDDDGDMEPSHNPLAIEVFVQTLLHLGSKSFTHTFAGLAKYHSVFKNICENEEAQICMLRQVYELWQHHPQFLGVVVDKMLKTQIVECCAVANWIFSRDMAPEFTRSYIWEILHLTIRKMNKHVVRLEKEVADARAKLRAAPSDSESSDDDPNRAGEKRRRTSSNKDTPKDGEEQPTEEMVERMEERLEAAQSDQKNLFLIVFQRFIMILSEHVVRCDTDGKDFNTFWYQWTVGRLQQVFMAHHEQVEKYSQTLETLLFTHDLDGNILDTFRQFQALRS, via the exons ATGAGTCGTAGAAAGCGTGATGATGGATATG AGCATGGCTATCGTAAAAGACGTAGAGTTGTCTCGGAACAGGCTGAAATAGAAGATCGACTGGAGTCTCTCATAATACGAGTTGGAGACAAAACCTCGTCATCGTTGGAAAGCAATTTAGAAGGGCTTGCGTCTGTTTTGGAAGCTGATATGAACACCTACAAAAGCAAAATATTGCGTATTTTATCGGAATGCCCTATCCAGATGCCAGAAAAATGTACTATTTACAGTACATTAGTTGGTCTGCTAAATGCAAAAAACTATAATTTTGGAGGAGAG TTTGTGGAACAAATTGTGAGAAACCTGAAAGAAGCCATTCGTGAAGGGCAGTGGGAATCTGCACGGTTAATTGTGCGCTTTATATCTGACATGGTCAACTGTCACATTGTTTCTGCCTCTTCACTTTTACAACTGTATGACAGCTTCATTGATGCTGCAATGGAACAAGGAGTTCCGCAAGTGCGACGCGACTG GTACATGTATGCATTGTTAACTGCCCTTCCATGGGTAGGACGTGAActtttcgagaaaaaagaaaacgatctCGAACGCATCATGGCGGCCATGGAAGGTTATCTTCGTCGAAGAAATACTGCTCACGTTGCTGCTCTTCGCGTCTGGAATTGTGATACTCCGCACCCACAG GAAGAATACCTTGAATGCCTTTGGGCTCAAGTACGAAAACTGCGAACAGATGAATGGCAAGAAAGACACATCTATCGCCCATATCTAGCATTTGACTCTATCTTGTCAGAGGCCCTTCAACACAATCTTCCAGTTATTCTACCTCCGCCGCATACAGCTAGTACACAATATCCACTTCCGTGGGTTGTGTTCAGAATGTTTGATTACACCGACTGCCCTGAA gcCGGCCCTCTTCTACCTGGGACCCACTCGGTGGAGCGCTATTTGATTGAGGAGCATTTACACCAGATCGTCACTCGACATCATAATGAACGCAAGGAATT AGCTACCCAGTTGTTGGCATTTCCGCAGAGAAACAAAATCCCCCTAGAATACATGATCGTTGAAGTTCTTTTCTCAGAGCTGTTTCATATGCCATCGCCGCGTTATTTGGAAATTTCTTATGGCTGCACACTAATTGAACTGTGCAAGCTTCAGCCTAGTACTATGCCCCAA GTTTTGGCACAGGCCACAGAACTGCTTTATGAACGAATTGATACCATGAACGCCACCTGTTTTGATAGATTTGTCTCTTGGTTTTCATATCACTTGAGTAATTTCCAATTTCGTTGGAGCTGGGATGATTGGCAGAACTGCCTTTCACTTGAGAAAGATCACCCTAAg gcaAAGTTTGTATCAGAAGTCTTTGGAAAATGTTTGAGGCTCTCTTATTTTAAGCGCGTGAATGAAATGGTGCCAGAATGCTATTCCCCGCTATTGCCTCCTAAACCGGAACCTTACTTTAAATACCAAGTTGAAGGTGGAAGTGGTCTTCCGGGTGCAACTCAAGTGCAGGCTCTAACTGAGCTGTTGAGAAAGAAGCCAACGCCCGAAGAGGTTCTTGAGTTAATCCAGCAATTACCGAATCCCCTTAAAG ACGATGACGGGGATATGGAGCCCTCACACAATCCCCTAGCGATTGAAGTATTTGTTCAGACTTTACTACATTTAGGGTCAAAAAGTTTCACACATACATTTGCAGGACTTGCTAAATACCATTCAGTCTTCAAG AATATTTGCGAGAATGAGGAAGCACAAATATGTATGCTTCGTCAGGTTTATGAATTATGGCAACACCATCCACAATTTTTAGGCGTAGTGGTTGATAAGATGCTAAAGACACAAATAGTCGAATGTTGCGCTGTAGCAAACTGGATCTTTTCACGAGACATGGCACCCGAATTTACTCGCTCTTACATCTGGGAGATCTTGCATTTGACCATTCGCAAAATGAACAAGCATGTTGTCCGCTTAGAGAAAGAGGTGGCTGATGCACGCGCCAAACTTAGAGCTGCTCCTTCTGATTCCGAATCGTCTGATGATGATCCAAATAGAG CGGGGGAGAAACGTCGCCGAACCTCCAGTAATAAAGACACGCCAAAGGATGGTGAGGAACAGCCTACAGAAGAGATGGTTGAACGCATGGAGGAACGTTTGGAAGCCGCCCAATCCGATCAAAAGAACTTGTTCCTGATAGTCTTTCAA CGTTTCATTATGATTTTGTCGGAACACGTCGTTCGTTGCGACACGGACGGCAAGGATTTCAATACGTTTTGGTATCAGTGGACTGTTGGTCGGCTTCAGCAAGTTTTCATGGCG CATCACGAGCAGGTGGAAAAATACAGTCAGACATTGGAAACCCTGCTGTTTACTCATGATTTGGATGGCAATATTCTCGATACTTTCCGACAATTTCAAGCCCTTCGCAGTTAA